The Macrobrachium nipponense isolate FS-2020 chromosome 13, ASM1510439v2, whole genome shotgun sequence genome has a window encoding:
- the LOC135225384 gene encoding uncharacterized protein LOC135225384 — MGIGRGWAGIVFLLLLFSCVSNAPAPNLPRRPHFRHSNVSLSRTPPTSSSTPRPRPQPKNHPFHANRSTTPVAHGAHGTSLTAHHSHSPPPPSSLPHPRSNVQYTLDLLTSPASGEVNLDEDGLKITSHITVEAQLLPWSVDTSVSGRSGCIDVGVAKRAAHLALQKQPPPAGVSLVVVPPPSGNQPKAAIDLIFKLPKNMVLIRKK; from the exons ATGGGAATCGGGCGGGGGTGGGCGGGAATcgtctttctccttctcctcttctcttgtgtGTCTAACGCGCCCGCTCCTAACCTTCCCAGACGCCCACATTTCCGCCACTCCAATGTCAGCCTCAGCCGAACGCCCCCCACATCATCATCTACCCCTCGCCCGCGCCCACAACCCAAGAATCACCCCTTCCACGCCAACAGGTCCACCACGCCCGTAGCTCACGGCGCCCATGGCACTTCCTTGACCGCCCATCACTCTCAcagtcccccacccccttcctctctGCCTCACCCTCGGTCCAACGTCCAGTACACCCTCGACCTCTTGACGTCTCCGGCCTCCGGCGAGGTCAACCTCGACGAGGATGGCCTCAAGATTACCTCCCACATCACCGTCGAGGCTCAGCTCCTGCCGTGGAGCGTGGACACCAGCGTGAGTGGGCGGAGTGGGTGCATTGATGTGGGCGTGGCCAAGAGAGCCGCCCACTTGGCCCTCCAGAAGCAGCCGCCCCCGGCAGGGGTCTCTCTGGTCGTCGTTCCTCCTCCCTCAG GCAACCAGCCTAAAGcggccattgacttgatattcaagcttccaaagaatatggtgctcattcgaaagaagtag